A genomic window from Flavobacterium sp. I3-2 includes:
- a CDS encoding META domain-containing protein, with amino-acid sequence MKKIYCFWIFVLSCIFFIGCHSTKNYDLKKDKIEKVSKNNDSNAYFKIIGTEPFWNIEISEEKISYSQIDGVKIEFPYNLPLIDKFAETKIYKTVNGNGSILIKLTKGSCSDGMSDKIYEYNAEVEIIQFKKTTKHKGCGYFVANELLSGTWFLSQIKSKKISNNQISVVPFIEFDLENNRVSGNASCNGFSSSFILKNDKISFKEILLTRMFCEDLTLEKNFIESLNEINSYKVDGDELKFYKEGFLEMVFEKK; translated from the coding sequence ATGAAAAAAATATATTGTTTTTGGATTTTTGTGTTGAGTTGTATCTTTTTTATAGGGTGTCATTCAACTAAAAACTATGATTTAAAAAAAGATAAAATTGAAAAGGTGTCCAAGAATAACGATTCTAATGCTTATTTCAAGATTATTGGAACAGAACCTTTTTGGAACATCGAAATTTCTGAAGAGAAGATTTCATATTCGCAGATTGACGGCGTAAAGATTGAATTTCCTTATAATTTACCTTTGATTGACAAATTTGCTGAAACTAAAATTTATAAAACAGTAAACGGTAATGGTTCAATTTTAATTAAATTAACCAAAGGTTCTTGCTCTGATGGAATGTCAGATAAAATTTATGAATACAATGCAGAGGTTGAAATCATACAATTTAAAAAAACTACTAAACATAAAGGTTGTGGATATTTTGTTGCAAATGAGTTATTATCTGGAACGTGGTTTTTGAGTCAAATCAAATCCAAAAAGATTTCGAATAATCAAATTTCAGTTGTACCATTTATTGAATTTGATTTAGAAAATAATCGAGTTTCAGGAAATGCAAGTTGCAATGGTTTTAGTAGTTCTTTTATTTTAAAAAACGATAAAATTTCTTTTAAAGAAATTCTATTAACCAGAATGTTTTGTGAGGATTTGACGCTCGAAAAAAACTTTATAGAATCATTAAATGAAATAAATAGCTATAAAGTTGATGGCGATGAATTAAAATTTTATAAAGAAGGATTTTTGGAAATGGTTTTTGAAAAAAAATAG
- a CDS encoding carboxypeptidase-like regulatory domain-containing protein yields MNKIHLKNIFLLVLILISNQCSKLKDNYSGFIYDENGKPLTGVLIRACESSGSKTFTDSSGFFKLKKSGDFFCDLILTKKGYQTDTIKTVWIQHGEKEMFSNFITEENSRWIMNRIVFRDSLLNSSDKKRFYDKDSVEMYRDNRLMYTQYLNPKTTEISYRYYDSDGKIKREVFNINMKKDLIHFQDFNQNTKEKNFAYLISFDSIPELIKDEFGNYVQIGKLKETQKNMLLSETYFLWRTTSDFLEGNNEEIIGKKIFNKNENSYEIIKFTDDGQIQSLYDSAGKLKEYWVLKYLYGGLFPIFSVIYDSQENKLEEKNWENLYPKSGTSYNDVFSILTTQNFYKNGKVKFISKMKSYTESGEFRCGTWIYYNEKGKIQKTVNYGDCYNFKLEEENDDTLF; encoded by the coding sequence ATGAATAAAATACATTTAAAAAATATTTTTTTATTAGTTCTAATTCTGATTTCAAATCAATGTTCTAAATTAAAAGATAATTATTCTGGCTTCATATACGATGAAAATGGTAAGCCTTTAACTGGAGTTCTAATAAGAGCATGCGAATCTTCCGGATCGAAAACTTTTACTGATAGTTCAGGATTCTTTAAATTAAAAAAATCTGGAGATTTTTTTTGTGATTTAATTCTCACAAAAAAAGGCTATCAAACCGACACCATAAAAACAGTTTGGATACAACATGGTGAAAAAGAAATGTTTTCAAATTTTATAACAGAAGAAAATTCAAGATGGATCATGAATCGAATTGTTTTTAGAGATTCATTATTAAATTCATCAGATAAAAAAAGATTTTACGATAAAGATTCTGTCGAAATGTATCGAGATAATCGTTTGATGTACACACAGTATTTAAATCCTAAAACCACCGAAATTAGTTACCGTTATTACGATTCCGATGGAAAAATAAAACGGGAAGTTTTCAATATTAATATGAAAAAAGACTTGATCCATTTTCAAGATTTCAATCAAAATACAAAAGAAAAAAATTTTGCTTATTTAATTTCATTTGATTCAATTCCTGAACTTATCAAAGATGAATTCGGAAATTATGTTCAAATTGGAAAATTAAAAGAAACTCAAAAAAATATGCTTCTTTCAGAAACTTATTTTTTATGGCGTACAACATCTGATTTTTTAGAAGGAAACAATGAAGAGATTATCGGTAAAAAGATTTTTAATAAGAATGAAAATTCGTATGAAATAATCAAGTTTACAGATGACGGTCAAATTCAATCGCTCTATGATTCAGCTGGGAAACTAAAGGAATACTGGGTTTTAAAATATCTTTACGGCGGTTTGTTTCCTATATTTTCGGTTATTTATGATTCACAAGAAAATAAATTGGAAGAGAAAAATTGGGAAAATCTTTATCCAAAATCTGGCACAAGTTATAATGATGTATTTTCTATCTTGACTACTCAAAACTTTTATAAAAATGGTAAAGTTAAATTCATTTCAAAAATGAAATCGTACACTGAAAGCGGAGAATTTCGTTGTGGAACTTGGATTTATTACAATGAAAAAGGCAAAATTCAAAAAACTGTAAATTATGGAGATTGTTACAATTTCAAATTAGAAGAAGAAAATGATGATACACTTTTTTAA
- a CDS encoding nucleotide sugar dehydrogenase: MKKINKITCIGAGYVGGPTMAVIAQKNPNIEITVVDLNADRIAAWNNSDLSKLPIYEPGLDKIVGEARGRNLFFSTDIETAIDQADMIFISVNTPTKTYGKGKGQAADLKFIELCARQIAKVATTDKIVVEKSTLPVRTAEALKSILDNTGNHVNFDILSNPEFLAEGTAVADLQNPDRVLIGGENEEAIQALVEIYASWVPSEKIITTNLWSSELSKLVANAFLAQRVSSINAISELCEVTGADVSEVAHAIGMDSRIGSKFLKASVGFGGSCFQKDILNLVYIAKSYGLQEVADYWEQVIIMNDHQKIRFADYIIKTLYNTVNGKNIAFLGWAFKKDTNDTRESAAIYVADHLLDEQATITVYDPKVSVSQIYADLDALGTRTAEENRRLVRVINDPYLACQDAHAIAVLTEWDEFKTYDWKQIYENMYKPAFVFDGRKLLDEKKFNEVGFQFYSIGQ, translated from the coding sequence ATGAAAAAAATAAATAAAATTACATGTATTGGAGCTGGTTACGTTGGTGGACCAACCATGGCAGTAATCGCACAAAAAAATCCGAATATAGAAATTACTGTTGTAGATTTAAATGCTGACCGAATTGCAGCTTGGAATAATTCAGATTTATCTAAACTACCAATTTATGAACCAGGTCTTGATAAAATAGTAGGAGAAGCAAGAGGAAGAAATTTATTTTTTTCAACGGATATCGAAACTGCAATTGATCAAGCTGATATGATTTTTATTTCGGTAAATACACCTACAAAAACATATGGAAAAGGAAAAGGTCAAGCTGCAGATTTAAAATTTATTGAGTTATGTGCGCGTCAAATTGCTAAAGTAGCTACAACTGATAAAATTGTTGTAGAAAAATCTACGTTACCTGTACGTACAGCCGAAGCTCTAAAAAGTATTCTTGACAACACAGGTAATCATGTTAATTTTGATATTTTGTCGAATCCTGAATTTCTTGCTGAAGGTACAGCAGTTGCAGATTTACAAAATCCAGACCGTGTTTTGATAGGAGGAGAAAATGAAGAAGCAATTCAAGCATTAGTTGAAATTTACGCCTCTTGGGTGCCTTCAGAAAAAATAATAACTACAAATCTTTGGTCATCCGAACTTTCTAAACTAGTTGCTAATGCATTTTTAGCACAACGAGTTTCGAGTATTAATGCCATTTCAGAATTATGTGAAGTGACAGGAGCTGATGTTTCTGAAGTTGCACATGCAATCGGAATGGATTCGCGTATTGGTTCCAAGTTTTTAAAAGCTTCAGTAGGTTTTGGTGGTTCTTGTTTTCAGAAAGATATTTTAAATTTAGTTTATATTGCCAAATCTTATGGATTACAAGAAGTAGCAGATTATTGGGAACAAGTCATTATAATGAATGACCATCAAAAAATCCGATTTGCAGATTATATTATCAAAACATTATACAACACTGTTAATGGTAAAAACATCGCTTTTTTAGGCTGGGCATTTAAAAAAGATACTAACGATACGCGTGAGTCTGCTGCGATTTATGTAGCAGATCATTTGTTAGATGAACAAGCAACGATTACAGTTTATGACCCTAAAGTTTCGGTATCACAGATTTATGCCGACTTAGATGCGTTGGGAACTCGTACAGCAGAAGAGAATAGAAGATTGGTTCGTGTGATTAATGATCCATATTTAGCTTGTCAAGATGCTCATGCCATTGCTGTTTTAACAGAATGGGACGAATTTAAAACATACGATTGGAAGCAAATTTATGAGAATATGTATAAACCTGCTTTTGTATTTGACGGTCGTAAATTGTTAGATGAAAAAAAGTTCAATGAAGTTGGTTTTCAATTTTACAGCATCGGTCAATAA
- the rfbB gene encoding dTDP-glucose 4,6-dehydratase: protein MKTIIITGGAGFIGSHVVREFVLKYPDYKIINLDALTYAGNLENLKDIETLPNYQFIKADIVDAKLMLDIFENYQPDGVIHLAAESHVDRSISNPLDFVMTNVIGTVNLLNAAKHIWKDDYTGKRFHHVSTDEVYGTLGNEGFFTENTAYDPHSPYSASKASSDHFVRAYQDTYEMPIVLTNCSNNYGPNHFPEKLIPLCIHNILNKKSLPIYGDGKFTRDWLYVKDHAKAIDLVFHEGKDGNSYNVGGFNEWKNIDLVKELCKQMDEKLNNPVGTSEQLITFVKDRPGHDLRYAIDATKINQELDWKPSVTFEEGLSKTIDWFLENKEWLENVTSGDYQNYYEKQYK, encoded by the coding sequence ATGAAAACAATTATTATAACAGGTGGAGCAGGATTTATAGGATCACATGTCGTTCGAGAGTTTGTGTTGAAATATCCCGATTATAAAATTATAAATCTCGATGCATTGACTTATGCCGGAAATCTTGAAAATTTAAAAGACATTGAAACTTTACCAAATTATCAATTTATTAAAGCCGATATTGTTGATGCAAAATTGATGTTAGATATTTTTGAAAACTATCAACCAGATGGTGTAATTCATCTTGCAGCAGAATCACATGTAGATCGTTCAATAAGCAATCCACTTGATTTTGTGATGACCAATGTTATTGGGACAGTTAATTTATTAAACGCTGCAAAACATATTTGGAAAGATGATTACACAGGAAAACGTTTTCATCATGTTTCAACTGATGAAGTTTATGGTACATTAGGAAACGAAGGTTTTTTTACAGAAAACACGGCATATGATCCGCATTCACCGTATTCGGCATCCAAAGCCTCTTCAGATCATTTTGTTCGTGCTTATCAAGATACATACGAAATGCCAATTGTATTAACCAATTGTTCTAATAATTATGGGCCTAATCATTTTCCAGAAAAATTGATTCCATTGTGTATTCATAATATTTTAAATAAGAAATCACTTCCAATTTATGGAGACGGAAAATTTACTAGAGACTGGTTGTATGTAAAAGATCATGCAAAAGCAATTGATTTGGTTTTTCATGAAGGAAAAGATGGAAATTCTTATAATGTTGGAGGATTTAATGAATGGAAGAACATCGATTTGGTTAAAGAACTTTGTAAGCAAATGGATGAAAAACTAAATAATCCAGTTGGAACTTCAGAACAATTAATCACTTTTGTCAAAGATCGACCAGGACACGATTTGCGTTACGCAATTGATGCTACTAAAATAAATCAAGAATTAGATTGGAAACCTTCAGTTACTTTTGAAGAAGGGTTATCAAAAACAATCGATTGGTTTTTAGAAAATAAAGAATGGTTAGAAAATGTCACTTCAGGTGATTATCAAAATTATTACGAAAAGCAATATAAATAG
- the rfbC gene encoding dTDP-4-dehydrorhamnose 3,5-epimerase, translated as MNAKETKLKGCYILEPNVLKDERGYFFESYNENKLAEIIGFRPNFVQDNESKSSYGVIRGLHMQTGEFAQAKLVRVLEGKVIDVAVDVRKGSATFGQHIAIELSAENKRQLFIPRGFLHGFSVISDAATFFYKCDNFYNKESEAGILYNSPELNIDWQIESGKEIISEKDLKLPSFDSISRS; from the coding sequence ATGAACGCAAAAGAAACCAAATTAAAAGGTTGTTATATATTAGAGCCCAATGTTTTAAAAGATGAACGCGGATATTTCTTTGAATCCTATAACGAAAATAAGTTAGCTGAAATAATTGGTTTCAGACCTAATTTCGTTCAAGATAATGAATCAAAATCAAGTTATGGAGTTATTCGTGGTTTACATATGCAAACTGGAGAATTTGCTCAAGCCAAGTTAGTTCGTGTCCTAGAAGGAAAAGTAATTGATGTTGCTGTAGATGTACGTAAAGGATCAGCAACCTTTGGACAACATATTGCTATTGAGTTGTCTGCAGAAAATAAACGACAACTGTTTATTCCAAGAGGTTTTTTACATGGATTTTCTGTAATATCCGATGCAGCTACTTTTTTTTATAAATGTGATAATTTTTATAATAAAGAATCCGAAGCAGGAATTTTATATAATTCACCTGAATTAAACATCGATTGGCAAATTGAATCAGGAAAAGAAATTATTTCCGAAAAAGATCTAAAGCTTCCGAGTTTTGATTCTATTTCTAGGTCCTAA
- the rfbD gene encoding dTDP-4-dehydrorhamnose reductase: MKVLITGSSGQLGQCIKEISLNETDLEFVFVSRNELDITKQSDVKIFFDKNKFDFVINCAAYTAVDKAESDIENARLVNVLATKYLAQATAKQNIPFIHISTDYVFDGTISKPRTEIDEVNPINVYGETKLEGEELALEINPQTIIIRTSWVYSKYGNNFVKTMLRLFQEKDEINVINDQIGSPTLAIDLAEALIKIITSKKLSFGIFNYSNEGSCSWFEFASKIKEYSDSKIRIHPISTNAYPTPAKRPNFSLLDKTKIKSAYEIEIPKWDDSLRIMLNSFKM, translated from the coding sequence ATGAAAGTACTAATAACAGGTTCAAGCGGACAGTTAGGTCAATGTATAAAAGAAATTTCCTTGAATGAAACAGATTTAGAGTTTGTATTTGTTTCAAGAAATGAATTAGATATAACGAAACAGTCAGATGTAAAAATATTTTTTGATAAGAATAAATTTGATTTTGTAATCAACTGTGCTGCTTATACTGCTGTTGATAAAGCAGAATCTGATATTGAAAATGCACGATTAGTAAATGTCTTAGCTACAAAATATTTGGCTCAAGCAACTGCGAAACAAAACATTCCATTTATTCATATTTCTACAGATTACGTCTTTGATGGTACAATTTCAAAGCCTCGAACAGAAATTGATGAGGTGAATCCAATTAATGTTTACGGTGAAACTAAATTAGAAGGCGAGGAGCTTGCTTTGGAAATAAATCCCCAAACAATTATTATTAGAACATCTTGGGTTTATTCAAAATATGGAAACAATTTTGTAAAAACCATGTTACGATTATTTCAAGAAAAAGACGAAATAAACGTTATTAATGATCAAATAGGTTCACCAACCCTTGCAATTGATTTAGCTGAAGCTTTAATTAAAATCATAACTAGTAAAAAACTAAGTTTTGGAATCTTCAATTATTCCAATGAAGGTTCATGTTCTTGGTTTGAATTCGCTTCAAAAATCAAAGAATATTCGGATTCAAAAATTAGAATCCACCCCATTTCAACAAATGCTTATCCAACACCTGCAAAGAGGCCAAATTTTTCTTTATTGGATAAAACAAAAATTAAATCTGCCTACGAAATTGAAATACCAAAATGGGACGATAGTTTAAGAATAATGTTGAATAGTTTCAAAATGTAG
- a CDS encoding MBL fold metallo-hydrolase, producing MKIYFLGTGTSQGIPVIANNSPVCLSTDFKDKRLRTSIFVEWDNSIFQIDCGPDFRQQMLVSKCPKIDAILFTHEHADHTAGFDDIRPFCFLQKKAIPIYAQQRVINELKKRFEYVFETENRYPGAPSVEVNVIDEHNSFKVQGKIITPISVLHGDLPILGYRFDKFAYLTDVKYITDENLIKLQNLEVLVLNALRITEHPTHNNLEEALEFIKIIKPKKAFLTHIGFQLGFHEEVQKSLPKNVYLAYDNLQLTI from the coding sequence GTGAAAATATATTTTTTAGGAACAGGTACATCTCAAGGTATTCCAGTAATTGCAAACAATTCTCCTGTTTGTTTAAGTACAGATTTTAAAGATAAAAGATTGCGAACTTCTATTTTTGTTGAATGGGATAATTCAATTTTTCAAATAGATTGTGGTCCTGATTTTAGGCAACAAATGTTAGTTTCAAAATGCCCAAAAATAGATGCTATTTTGTTTACACACGAACACGCAGATCACACTGCTGGTTTTGATGACATTAGACCATTTTGCTTTTTACAAAAAAAAGCAATACCTATTTATGCTCAACAACGTGTAATTAATGAATTAAAAAAGCGTTTTGAATATGTTTTTGAAACTGAAAATAGATATCCTGGCGCACCTTCAGTCGAAGTAAATGTTATTGATGAACATAATTCTTTCAAAGTTCAAGGTAAAATAATTACTCCTATTTCTGTTTTACATGGCGACTTACCAATTCTTGGTTATCGATTTGATAAATTTGCATATTTAACAGATGTAAAATATATTACAGATGAGAATTTAATTAAACTACAAAACCTTGAAGTTTTAGTACTTAATGCGTTAAGAATTACAGAACATCCAACTCATAATAATCTCGAAGAAGCTTTAGAATTTATCAAAATTATAAAACCTAAAAAAGCTTTTTTGACTCACATTGGATTTCAATTAGGTTTTCACGAAGAAGTTCAAAAAAGTTTACCAAAAAACGTATATTTGGCATATGATAATTTACAATTAACAATTTAA
- a CDS encoding alpha/beta hydrolase, protein MSLSLEYLIKEPKVILDKNPLLLLLHGYGSNEEDLFSFASELPENYYIISARAPYPLPPYGNAWYAIDFDANMNKFSNDEQAIESRDLIVSFIDELLENYPIDSKNINLIGFSQGAILSYAVALSYPAKINKVVALSGYFNPNIIKEGYENNDHSELKFFVSHGSVDQVIPIEWARKNPEVLKLLNIKHEYHEYNVGHGVAPQNFFDFKRFIIEE, encoded by the coding sequence ATGTCTTTATCTCTAGAATATTTAATTAAAGAACCAAAAGTAATTTTAGATAAAAATCCCTTACTTCTACTTTTACATGGTTACGGAAGTAATGAAGAAGATTTATTTTCTTTTGCATCTGAATTACCCGAAAATTATTACATCATATCTGCTCGTGCTCCCTACCCTCTTCCGCCTTATGGAAATGCGTGGTACGCCATTGATTTTGATGCTAACATGAATAAATTTTCTAATGATGAACAAGCAATTGAATCTAGAGATTTAATTGTTTCATTTATAGATGAATTATTAGAAAACTATCCAATAGACTCTAAGAATATAAATTTGATTGGATTTAGTCAAGGTGCCATTTTGAGTTATGCTGTAGCTCTATCTTATCCAGCAAAAATTAATAAAGTTGTTGCCTTAAGTGGTTATTTTAATCCAAATATTATAAAAGAAGGATACGAGAATAATGATCATTCTGAATTAAAATTTTTCGTTTCTCACGGAAGCGTTGATCAAGTTATTCCGATTGAATGGGCTAGAAAAAATCCTGAAGTATTAAAACTTTTAAATATTAAACATGAGTATCATGAATATAATGTTGGCCATGGTGTAGCTCCTCAAAACTTCTTTGACTTCAAGCGTTTTATAATTGAAGAATAA
- a CDS encoding dihydroorotase, producing MDLLIKNAIVIDPSSPFHNQKVDIKILNNIITEIDSTITDNNIKNLILDNLHISKGWMDSSVALGEPGFEERETINNGLEVAAKSGFTNIALQPNTNPVIDNQTIVSFVRSKAFGKATTLNPIGALTKQQEGKDIAEMFDMKNAGAIAFGDYKKSIDNANLLKIALQYSQDFNALILAFSSDATIKGKGVVHEGITSTKLGLKGIPALAEEVVLARNLFLLEYTGGKMHIPTISTAKSVDLIREAKAKGLQVTCSVAVHNLVLTDEVLTDFDTRYKVNPPIRTEEHRQALINGVLDGTIDCITSDHHPLDIEHKKMEFDMAKDGTIGLESAFGALSNVLPLEVVVEKLNATKSIFEIENPTIDINQKACFSLFNPEGNTVFKKENILSKSQNSAFLNQKMRGSVYGIYNNGILNIKE from the coding sequence ATGGATTTACTAATAAAAAATGCAATTGTTATTGACCCTTCAAGTCCTTTTCATAATCAAAAAGTTGACATTAAAATTCTAAATAATATTATTACTGAAATTGATTCCACTATCACAGATAATAATATTAAAAATTTAATTTTAGATAATTTACATATTTCAAAAGGTTGGATGGATAGTTCTGTTGCTTTAGGAGAACCTGGTTTTGAAGAAAGAGAAACGATAAACAATGGTCTAGAAGTTGCTGCAAAAAGTGGCTTTACAAACATTGCATTGCAACCTAATACAAATCCGGTTATTGATAACCAAACGATAGTTTCATTTGTTAGATCTAAAGCATTTGGTAAAGCAACAACATTAAATCCGATAGGAGCTTTAACAAAACAACAAGAAGGTAAAGATATTGCTGAAATGTTTGATATGAAAAACGCTGGAGCAATTGCATTTGGCGATTATAAAAAATCTATTGACAACGCCAATTTATTAAAAATTGCTTTACAATATAGTCAAGATTTTAATGCGTTGATTTTAGCTTTTAGTAGTGATGCAACAATAAAAGGAAAAGGCGTTGTGCACGAAGGTATCACTTCTACTAAATTAGGTTTAAAAGGAATTCCTGCCTTAGCTGAAGAAGTGGTTTTAGCAAGAAATCTTTTCTTATTAGAATATACAGGCGGTAAAATGCATATTCCTACAATAAGCACTGCTAAATCTGTTGATTTAATAAGAGAAGCAAAAGCCAAAGGTTTACAAGTTACTTGTAGTGTTGCGGTTCACAATTTAGTTTTAACTGATGAGGTTTTAACTGATTTTGATACACGTTATAAAGTAAATCCTCCGATTAGAACTGAAGAACACAGACAAGCATTAATTAATGGCGTTTTAGACGGAACTATAGATTGTATTACATCTGATCATCATCCATTAGATATCGAACATAAAAAAATGGAATTTGATATGGCTAAAGACGGAACTATTGGTTTAGAATCTGCTTTCGGAGCTTTGTCAAATGTTCTACCTCTAGAAGTTGTCGTTGAAAAATTAAATGCAACAAAATCAATTTTTGAGATAGAAAATCCAACGATTGATATAAATCAAAAAGCATGTTTTTCACTTTTTAACCCTGAAGGTAATACAGTTTTTAAGAAAGAAAACATACTATCAAAATCTCAAAATTCAGCTTTCTTAAATCAAAAAATGAGAGGTTCGGTTTATGGAATTTATAACAACGGAATTTTAAATATAAAAGAATAA
- a CDS encoding DEAD/DEAH box helicase — translation MNKFEQLGLNESLLMAIKDMGFENPSEVQEKAIPLLLDQDIDIVALAQTGTGKTAAFGFPLIQKIDAENKSTQALILSPTRELCLQITNEIKQYSKYVKGLHTVAVYGGASITEQAKEVKRGAQIIVATPGRMQDMINRNYVNIKNIQFCVLDEADEMLNMGFYEDITSILSDTPEDKKTWLFSATMPQEVARIAREFMTKPTEITVGHKNQGSVNVSHEFYLVGARDRYQALKRLADANPDIFSVVFCRTKRDTQAVAEKLIEDGYNAAALHGDLSQAQRDGVMKAFRGRQIQMLVATDVAARGIDVDDITHVINYQLPDEIETYNHRSGRTGRAGKTGTSIVIVTKSELRKISSIERIIKTKFIEKPVPTGMEICEIQLLHLANKVKNVEVDSEIDKYLPNIMESLGEISKEDLIKKVFSVEFNRFIEYYKKQDALQPQRGERGERGERTPISNDGTTRYFLNLGARDNFDWMSLKDFLRETLDLGRDDLFKVDVKEGFSFFNTDSVHAEKVMEVLNNINHEGRRVNVEISTNEGGGRSSRRDHNNRGGRSSGGFGGERRRSFSGDREGGRERRSSDRSFSNRSFDKERPARNERSSTRGDRPRRTKND, via the coding sequence ATGAATAAATTCGAACAATTAGGATTAAATGAGTCGCTTTTGATGGCGATTAAGGACATGGGGTTTGAAAATCCGTCTGAGGTACAGGAAAAAGCGATTCCCCTATTATTGGATCAGGATATTGACATTGTTGCATTAGCACAAACGGGAACAGGAAAAACAGCGGCGTTTGGTTTTCCTTTAATTCAAAAGATTGACGCAGAAAATAAAAGCACTCAAGCTTTAATTTTATCTCCAACGAGAGAATTATGTTTGCAAATCACTAATGAGATTAAGCAATATTCAAAGTATGTAAAAGGTTTACATACTGTAGCGGTTTATGGTGGGGCGAGTATTACAGAACAAGCCAAAGAGGTTAAACGTGGAGCACAAATTATTGTTGCTACTCCAGGTCGTATGCAAGATATGATCAACAGAAACTATGTAAACATTAAAAACATCCAGTTTTGTGTATTAGACGAGGCTGATGAGATGTTAAACATGGGATTCTATGAAGATATTACTTCTATTTTATCTGATACTCCAGAAGACAAAAAAACATGGTTATTCTCTGCAACAATGCCACAAGAAGTTGCTAGAATTGCAAGAGAGTTCATGACAAAACCTACAGAAATTACAGTAGGACACAAAAATCAAGGATCAGTTAACGTTTCGCACGAATTCTATTTAGTAGGAGCTCGTGATCGTTACCAAGCCTTAAAACGTTTAGCAGATGCGAACCCAGATATTTTCTCGGTAGTTTTCTGTAGAACAAAAAGAGACACACAAGCTGTAGCAGAAAAACTTATCGAAGATGGTTACAATGCAGCAGCTTTACACGGAGATTTATCTCAAGCACAACGTGACGGAGTTATGAAAGCTTTCCGTGGACGTCAAATTCAAATGTTAGTTGCAACAGACGTTGCTGCTCGTGGAATTGACGTTGATGATATTACTCACGTAATTAATTATCAATTGCCAGATGAAATTGAAACGTACAATCACCGTTCTGGTCGTACTGGTCGTGCTGGAAAAACAGGAACATCTATTGTAATTGTTACAAAAAGTGAATTACGTAAGATTTCTTCAATCGAAAGAATCATCAAAACTAAATTCATTGAAAAACCTGTTCCAACAGGAATGGAAATCTGTGAAATTCAATTACTACATTTAGCTAATAAAGTTAAAAATGTAGAGGTAGATTCTGAAATTGATAAATACTTACCTAATATTATGGAATCTTTAGGAGAAATTTCTAAAGAAGATTTAATTAAAAAAGTATTCTCTGTTGAGTTCAATCGTTTTATTGAATACTACAAAAAACAAGACGCATTACAACCTCAAAGAGGTGAACGTGGCGAAAGAGGTGAACGCACTCCTATTTCAAACGACGGAACGACTCGTTATTTCTTAAACCTTGGAGCAAGAGATAATTTTGACTGGATGAGCTTGAAAGATTTCTTACGTGAAACTTTAGATTTAGGTCGTGATGATTTATTTAAAGTTGACGTAAAAGAAGGATTCTCTTTCTTTAATACTGATTCTGTTCACGCAGAAAAAGTAATGGAAGTTTTAAACAACATCAACCATGAAGGACGTCGTGTAAATGTTGAAATTTCAACAAATGAAGGTGGCGGAAGAAGCTCAAGAAGAGATCACAACAACAGAGGTGGTCGTTCATCAGGAGGTTTCGGAGGCGAAAGAAGACGTTCATTCTCAGGTGATCGTGAAGGTGGAAGAGAAAGAAGATCTTCAGACAGAAGTTTTTCAAATCGCTCTTTTGACAAAGAACGTCCAGCTAGAAATGAAAGAAGTTCAACTCGTGGAGATCGTCCAAGAAGAACTAAAAATGATTAA